A window of Christiangramia forsetii KT0803 contains these coding sequences:
- the egtB gene encoding ergothioneine biosynthesis protein EgtB: protein MLSQQELIQLFKETRSDSEKICSFLETEDYVVQPVENVSPPKWHLGHTTWFFEEFVLKKYVDTHKLYDENTAYVFNSYYESVGEKVIRTNRGNLSRPTVAWIYKFRKYVTEQMLKFLNNNELDKEILGVIEIGCHHEKQHQELLYADIKYILGNNPLLPKYNDEFKENIIQDFQQEWINIPEGVNEIGHKTEGFSYDNEKGVHKKYIENFNISNKLITNGEFIEFIEDDGYKDVLLWHAEGWDWINENEISSPAYWHTIENEWHQYTLNGLEKLNPKAPATHISYYEAFAFAQWKGMRLPTEEEWETAQKHFDWGSRWEWTESAYSPYPNYKKPEGALGEYNGKFMVNQKVLRGGSVATSRDHTRPTYRNFFHPQLRWQFTGFRLVK, encoded by the coding sequence ATGCTTTCACAACAAGAATTAATTCAACTTTTTAAAGAAACCAGATCAGATTCTGAGAAGATATGTTCATTTCTTGAAACAGAAGATTACGTAGTCCAGCCTGTCGAGAATGTTTCTCCACCAAAATGGCATCTGGGACATACCACCTGGTTCTTTGAGGAATTTGTATTGAAGAAATATGTAGATACACACAAACTCTACGATGAAAATACGGCCTATGTTTTCAATAGCTATTATGAAAGTGTAGGTGAAAAGGTTATAAGAACCAATAGAGGTAATCTATCCCGTCCTACGGTAGCATGGATATATAAATTCAGAAAGTATGTTACTGAACAAATGCTGAAATTCCTGAATAACAATGAACTTGACAAGGAAATACTTGGAGTTATTGAGATTGGATGTCATCATGAAAAACAGCATCAGGAATTGCTGTATGCCGATATAAAATACATTCTTGGAAACAATCCGCTGCTGCCTAAATATAATGATGAATTTAAAGAGAACATCATTCAGGATTTTCAGCAGGAATGGATCAATATTCCTGAAGGAGTTAATGAGATCGGGCATAAAACTGAGGGCTTTTCCTATGATAACGAGAAAGGGGTTCATAAGAAATACATCGAGAATTTCAATATCTCGAATAAGCTGATCACCAATGGAGAATTTATAGAATTCATAGAGGACGACGGTTATAAAGATGTGCTTTTATGGCATGCAGAAGGATGGGATTGGATAAATGAAAATGAAATAAGCTCTCCAGCTTACTGGCATACTATAGAAAACGAATGGCATCAATATACCTTAAACGGCCTTGAGAAATTAAACCCGAAAGCTCCGGCTACTCATATTTCATATTATGAAGCCTTCGCGTTTGCACAATGGAAAGGAATGAGGCTGCCTACGGAAGAAGAATGGGAAACAGCTCAGAAACATTTTGACTGGGGCAGCAGATGGGAATGGACAGAGAGTGCATACTCTCCTTATCCAAATTATAAAAAACCTGAAGGAGCTCTTGGTGAATACAATGGCAAATTTATGGTGAACCAAAAAGTTCTAAGAGGCGGCTCTGTTGCTACCTCAAGAGACCATACCAGACCAACTTATAGAAATTTTTTTCATCCACAGCTCAGATGGCAATTCACAGGCTTTAGACTGGTGAAATAA
- a CDS encoding energy transducer TonB, producing MKKLLIIAVMLTGMIGFSQEDVSVKGNKISMKETAPVWNGCENADNQKDCFNSMLMKHIKENIKYSKNAKGEWIRGKAIVKMEVNEEGNVVVNSVESKHAELKKEAKRLMESIPEMTPGKLAGKPKAIKYTIPLTF from the coding sequence ATGAAAAAATTATTGATTATTGCTGTGATGCTAACCGGAATGATCGGTTTTTCGCAGGAAGACGTAAGTGTGAAGGGCAACAAAATTTCTATGAAAGAGACAGCACCGGTATGGAATGGCTGCGAGAACGCAGATAACCAAAAAGACTGTTTTAACAGTATGCTGATGAAGCATATAAAAGAAAATATTAAATATTCCAAAAACGCCAAAGGTGAATGGATTCGAGGAAAGGCGATTGTCAAAATGGAAGTGAATGAAGAAGGAAATGTCGTGGTAAACTCAGTTGAAAGTAAACATGCTGAATTGAAAAAAGAGGCTAAGAGATTAATGGAATCTATTCCTGAAATGACGCCGGGTAAATTAGCAGGAAAACCTAAAGCTATTAAATACACAATTCCTTTAACTTTTTAA
- a CDS encoding energy transducer TonB has product MKKLIVITCFLLSGIGLANAQQTSPIWPGCENSEDIKKCFNQKLSKHVSKNYEYPKNDAGEYIRGKVTLSFDINENGEIVVNSIEGKEPEVNKAAREMIKKIPEMEPGTLNGEADSRTFTVPFNF; this is encoded by the coding sequence ATGAAAAAATTAATTGTTATTACGTGTTTTTTACTTAGCGGAATTGGTCTTGCAAATGCTCAGCAAACCTCCCCGATATGGCCGGGATGTGAGAATAGCGAAGACATAAAGAAGTGTTTTAACCAGAAACTTTCAAAACATGTAAGTAAGAATTATGAATATCCGAAAAATGATGCGGGAGAATATATAAGAGGAAAAGTTACACTATCTTTTGATATCAACGAGAATGGCGAGATTGTTGTAAACTCTATTGAAGGAAAAGAGCCTGAAGTAAATAAAGCGGCACGGGAAATGATTAAAAAAATCCCGGAAATGGAGCCTGGAACTTTAAATGGTGAAGCCGACTCAAGAACTTTTACCGTTCCTTTTAATTTCTAA
- a CDS encoding thymidylate synthase: protein MKQYHDLLKHVLEQGAQKGDRTGTGTKSVFGYQMRFDLSEGFPMVTTKKLHLKSIIYELLWFLKGDTNIEYLKENGVRIWNEWADDNGDLGPVYGHQWRNWNGEEIDQIKEIVHSLKHNPNSRRMLVSAWNPSVLPDTSVSFSENVANGKAALPPCHAFFQFYVADGKLSCQLYQRSADIFLGVPFNIASYALLTMMMAQVCGYEAGDFIHTFGDAHIYSNHMEQVELQLSREPRQLPIMKINPEVKDIFDFKFEDFTLEDYDPHPGIKAKVAI, encoded by the coding sequence ATGAAACAGTATCATGATCTCTTAAAACACGTACTAGAGCAAGGAGCACAAAAAGGGGACCGTACCGGCACGGGAACTAAAAGTGTATTTGGCTACCAGATGAGATTTGACCTTAGCGAAGGTTTCCCTATGGTAACTACAAAAAAATTACACCTTAAATCTATCATTTACGAATTATTATGGTTTCTTAAAGGTGATACCAATATTGAATATTTGAAGGAAAACGGTGTTCGTATTTGGAATGAATGGGCAGATGACAATGGAGATCTTGGACCGGTATATGGCCACCAGTGGAGAAACTGGAATGGTGAAGAAATAGATCAGATTAAAGAAATTGTACACTCCTTGAAGCATAATCCCAATAGCCGAAGAATGCTGGTTTCAGCCTGGAATCCTTCGGTGCTTCCAGATACAAGTGTTTCATTTTCGGAAAATGTTGCCAACGGAAAGGCCGCCCTTCCCCCCTGTCACGCGTTTTTTCAGTTTTATGTAGCCGATGGAAAATTATCCTGCCAGCTTTACCAGAGAAGTGCCGATATATTTCTGGGAGTACCTTTTAACATTGCTTCATATGCCCTGCTCACCATGATGATGGCTCAAGTTTGCGGTTACGAAGCGGGTGATTTTATACATACTTTTGGAGATGCCCATATTTACAGCAATCATATGGAACAGGTAGAATTACAATTAAGCAGGGAGCCAAGGCAACTACCAATCATGAAGATTAACCCTGAAGTTAAAGATATTTTTGATTTTAAGTTTGAAGATTTTACATTAGAGGATTACGATCCGCACCCGGGTATAAAAGCCAAGGTTGCGATTTAG
- a CDS encoding YihY/virulence factor BrkB family protein has translation MNQPENTRKYRGEDAEWPHQIPLKGWIDIGKRVYKEMNVDHVQIVSAGVAFYFFLSIFPTIVVAISIYSLVLDPIQIQEQLSRLTLILPEQAYGMITDILNPVINQDRKEIGWGLLVSILVSIWSANKGTSALFQGVNIAYDETDNRGLIKKNLLTLLFTLAGVVIGLISLLIVIFFPLLVKNIGLTPGLEDMLTWLRWVFLGIILISTLSMVYKIAPNRSRPKFRWVSWGAILGTIFWLAGSMGFSWYVGNFGSYDDLYGSFAAVAILMLWLFLTAFIVLMGAEINSEMEHQTRYDTTSGVQKPMGERNAWHADHCAVKDSDD, from the coding sequence ATGAATCAACCAGAAAACACTAGAAAATACCGTGGGGAAGATGCAGAATGGCCTCATCAAATTCCATTAAAAGGCTGGATTGATATTGGAAAACGAGTCTATAAAGAGATGAATGTAGACCATGTACAGATCGTTTCAGCAGGAGTCGCGTTTTATTTTTTCTTATCAATTTTTCCAACCATCGTTGTGGCCATTTCTATCTATAGTCTGGTATTAGATCCCATTCAAATTCAGGAACAATTATCACGACTTACCCTCATACTGCCGGAACAGGCTTACGGCATGATTACCGATATTTTAAATCCCGTTATAAATCAAGACAGAAAAGAAATAGGATGGGGATTGTTAGTCAGTATTCTGGTAAGTATCTGGAGTGCAAATAAAGGAACCAGTGCCTTATTCCAGGGAGTCAATATAGCTTATGATGAAACGGACAATAGAGGACTCATAAAGAAGAACTTACTAACACTATTATTTACACTGGCGGGAGTTGTAATTGGCCTTATAAGCCTCTTAATTGTAATCTTCTTTCCTCTTTTAGTAAAAAATATTGGTCTTACTCCAGGTTTAGAGGACATGCTTACCTGGCTACGTTGGGTATTTCTGGGCATAATCCTCATTAGTACGCTCAGCATGGTTTATAAAATTGCGCCAAATCGTTCACGTCCAAAATTCAGGTGGGTTAGCTGGGGAGCCATTCTCGGAACAATTTTCTGGCTTGCCGGCTCCATGGGTTTTTCTTGGTACGTGGGAAATTTTGGAAGTTATGATGATCTCTACGGAAGTTTCGCCGCAGTGGCCATACTAATGCTATGGCTATTTCTCACCGCTTTTATCGTGCTAATGGGCGCAGAAATAAATTCTGAAATGGAACATCAAACCAGATATGATACCACAAGCGGAGTTCAGAAACCAATGGGAGAACGCAATGCCTGGCATGCCGATCATTGCGCTGTAAAAGATTCTGATGATTAG
- a CDS encoding NupC/NupG family nucleoside CNT transporter codes for MNKIWCCLFLIVFSITSASSQTISKNWQLNNSADSLGQQQIFGGAKEINFKEGRFNFLNEKDGDTLAAGDYLYQNKLLVLFYNTPKDTIQNLRVSELTDSKMVISSKGFAYNLEVRNQEASEVIPANTAKEMIPSAGISTSSLTRGIIGMISLIFIAFIFSSNRRAINWKTAGLGLAAQLILAIGVLKITFIQNIFEFVGNIFVLILDFTAAGSEFLLGGMMDVDSFGFIFLFQVLPTIIFFSALTSVLFYLGVIQIVVKGMAWVLTKLLGISGPESLSVAGNIFLGQTEAPLMIKAYLERMTRSEILLVMVGGMATVAGGVLAAYIGFLGGDDPELRLQFAKHLLAASVMAAPGAIVISKILYPQQEAVNQDVEVSSEKIGSNILDAIANGTTEGLKLAANVAAMLLVFIAFIAMINYVLGYIGGLTTLNSVMAQYTPYSKFSLESILGIIFAPLMWLIGVAKEDMMLMGQLLGIKLAASEFVGYVQLADLKNPANALSLNYEKSVIMATYMLCGFANFASIGIQIGGIGSLAPGQRKTLSEFGMKALIGGTLASLLSATIAGMIIG; via the coding sequence ATGAACAAAATCTGGTGTTGTCTATTCCTGATTGTATTTTCAATTACATCAGCTTCTTCTCAAACGATTTCAAAAAACTGGCAACTTAATAATTCTGCAGATAGTCTGGGTCAACAGCAAATATTTGGGGGCGCGAAAGAAATTAATTTTAAGGAAGGCCGTTTCAATTTTCTAAACGAAAAAGATGGAGACACACTTGCCGCCGGAGATTATCTCTACCAAAATAAACTGCTCGTATTATTTTATAACACCCCTAAAGATACCATCCAAAATCTGCGTGTTTCGGAACTCACAGATTCTAAAATGGTGATTTCCTCGAAAGGTTTTGCTTATAATCTGGAAGTCAGAAATCAGGAAGCTTCTGAGGTAATTCCGGCAAATACCGCCAAAGAAATGATTCCAAGTGCAGGGATTAGCACATCCAGCTTAACTCGTGGTATCATTGGAATGATATCTTTAATCTTTATAGCTTTTATTTTTAGCAGTAACCGAAGGGCCATAAACTGGAAGACTGCAGGCTTAGGCCTGGCAGCTCAGTTAATACTTGCGATTGGTGTTTTAAAGATTACTTTTATCCAGAATATTTTCGAATTTGTAGGTAATATTTTTGTGCTTATTCTTGATTTTACCGCTGCGGGTAGTGAATTTCTGCTTGGCGGAATGATGGATGTTGATAGTTTTGGTTTTATATTTTTATTCCAGGTTTTACCTACTATTATCTTCTTTTCAGCGTTAACCTCTGTGCTTTTCTATTTAGGAGTGATCCAGATCGTAGTAAAAGGGATGGCATGGGTGCTAACAAAATTATTAGGTATTTCTGGACCTGAAAGCCTGAGTGTCGCAGGGAACATTTTTCTTGGACAAACTGAGGCTCCGTTAATGATCAAAGCTTATCTGGAACGAATGACCAGATCTGAAATTCTTCTGGTAATGGTTGGTGGTATGGCTACCGTTGCCGGAGGTGTACTTGCTGCATATATCGGTTTTTTAGGCGGTGATGACCCTGAACTTAGGTTACAATTCGCCAAACACCTTTTAGCCGCATCGGTGATGGCTGCTCCGGGAGCAATTGTAATTTCAAAAATATTATATCCTCAACAGGAAGCTGTAAATCAGGATGTGGAAGTTTCTTCAGAAAAGATAGGCTCCAATATCCTGGATGCTATCGCAAATGGGACTACTGAAGGTTTAAAACTAGCCGCCAACGTGGCTGCGATGCTATTGGTTTTTATCGCTTTTATTGCTATGATCAATTATGTCCTTGGATATATTGGAGGACTAACTACCTTAAATAGCGTAATGGCACAGTACACCCCTTATTCAAAATTCTCTCTTGAATCTATCCTCGGAATTATTTTCGCGCCTTTAATGTGGTTAATTGGAGTTGCAAAAGAAGATATGATGCTTATGGGGCAATTATTGGGGATCAAACTTGCCGCAAGTGAGTTTGTTGGATATGTTCAATTAGCCGACCTTAAAAATCCGGCAAACGCTCTAAGTCTTAATTATGAAAAATCCGTAATTATGGCTACTTACATGCTATGTGGTTTTGCAAATTTCGCTTCCATAGGTATTCAAATTGGAGGAATTGGATCTTTGGCTCCCGGCCAGAGAAAAACGCTCTCTGAGTTTGGAATGAAAGCTTTGATTGGTGGTACTTTAGCCTCTTTACTTTCAGCAACTATTGCCGGAATGATCATTGGATAA
- a CDS encoding bifunctional nuclease family protein, protein MSLVRLNIKGISYSQTQNGAYALILNEVGGERKLPIVIGAFEAQSIAIALEKEIKPPRPLTHDLFKNFSDRFEIVVKQVIIHKLVDGVFYSSLICERDGIEEIIDARTSDAIALALRFDAPIFTYKNILDKAGIYLKAEEKQREQEEKVEEEIIEEELLKEEIELKSDDTSDYKKMSLEELKELLSQAVSQENYEKAARIRDEISKRK, encoded by the coding sequence ATGAGTTTAGTGCGATTGAATATTAAGGGAATATCTTATAGTCAAACACAAAACGGAGCTTACGCATTGATTCTCAACGAAGTTGGGGGCGAACGAAAGTTACCAATTGTGATAGGAGCATTTGAGGCACAATCAATTGCAATTGCTCTGGAAAAAGAAATAAAACCTCCAAGACCTCTTACACATGATCTTTTCAAAAACTTTTCTGATAGGTTTGAGATCGTGGTCAAGCAGGTTATTATCCATAAATTGGTTGACGGAGTTTTTTATTCAAGCCTTATCTGCGAGAGAGATGGGATCGAAGAGATTATCGATGCCAGAACCAGCGATGCTATTGCATTAGCTCTTAGATTTGATGCCCCAATATTCACTTATAAGAATATTCTTGATAAAGCCGGTATATACTTAAAAGCCGAAGAAAAGCAGCGAGAACAAGAGGAAAAAGTAGAAGAAGAAATTATTGAAGAAGAACTTCTTAAAGAGGAAATAGAGTTAAAGTCTGATGATACTTCAGATTATAAAAAAATGTCTCTGGAAGAATTAAAAGAATTACTTTCTCAAGCTGTAAGTCAGGAAAATTATGAAAAAGCGGCCCGAATCCGGGACGAAATTTCCAAAAGAAAATAA
- a CDS encoding electron transfer flavoprotein subunit alpha/FixB family protein: MSVLVYIESEQGKFKKASYEVASYAKGVAEKMGTSVTAVVFNAEDVSELGNYGVDKVLNINSDKLKNFNAEAYSDAVKQAAEKEGSKVVVLSQSANSKYLAPLLAVQLEAGYASNVVGLPESTDPFTVKRTAFTNKAFSFTKITTDVKVIGLSKNAYGLKEAQGDAATEDFSPNLSEEDFSVNVESVDKATDKVTIADAEVVVSGGRGLKGPENWGMVEEMAEILGAATACSKPVSDMGWRPHSEHVGQTGKPVASNLYIAIGISGAIQHLAGINAAKTKVVINNDPEAPFFKAADYGIVGDAFEVVPKLNEKLKEFKEKNA, translated from the coding sequence ATGTCAGTTTTAGTATATATAGAATCAGAACAAGGAAAATTCAAGAAAGCTTCCTACGAAGTTGCTTCTTATGCCAAAGGGGTTGCTGAAAAAATGGGAACATCTGTAACTGCAGTTGTTTTTAATGCAGAAGATGTTTCAGAATTAGGAAATTACGGAGTTGATAAAGTCCTTAATATAAATAGTGATAAATTAAAGAATTTCAACGCTGAAGCCTACTCAGATGCCGTTAAACAGGCTGCTGAAAAAGAAGGAAGTAAAGTAGTTGTTCTAAGTCAAAGCGCAAACAGTAAATATCTTGCACCTTTATTGGCCGTACAACTTGAAGCAGGCTACGCATCTAATGTAGTTGGCCTTCCGGAAAGCACAGATCCATTTACAGTAAAAAGGACTGCTTTCACAAACAAAGCTTTCAGTTTTACTAAAATCACTACCGATGTAAAAGTGATTGGATTGTCTAAAAATGCTTACGGACTTAAAGAAGCTCAGGGTGATGCGGCAACAGAAGATTTCAGTCCTAATCTTTCTGAAGAAGACTTTTCAGTAAATGTAGAATCTGTAGATAAAGCTACAGATAAAGTAACGATTGCAGATGCGGAAGTTGTCGTATCTGGTGGTCGTGGCCTTAAAGGCCCTGAAAATTGGGGAATGGTAGAAGAAATGGCAGAAATTCTTGGAGCTGCTACTGCATGTTCCAAGCCAGTGAGTGATATGGGATGGAGACCACATAGCGAACACGTGGGACAAACAGGAAAACCTGTTGCTTCCAACCTGTATATTGCTATTGGTATTTCAGGAGCTATACAGCATCTTGCGGGAATTAATGCTGCAAAAACTAAAGTGGTGATCAACAATGATCCAGAAGCACCTTTCTTCAAAGCTGCAGATTATGGAATTGTTGGTGATGCCTTCGAAGTAGTACCGAAGTTAAATGAAAAATTGAAGGAATTTAAAGAGAAAAACGCATAA
- a CDS encoding electron transfer flavoprotein subunit beta/FixA family protein, with translation MKILVCISHVPDTTSKINFTEGDTKFDTNGVQFVINPNDEFGLTRAMWFKEKQGASVDVINVGGAETEPTLRKALAIGADSAIRVNTPANDGYQVAKELAKVVTDGGYDLVIAGRESIDYNGGMVPGMLAQLIKANFVNNCISLEIDGEKAKAIREIDGGKETLTASLPLVIGGQKGLVEESDLRIPNMRGIMQARKKPLNVVEPADTSLKTEAVKFEKPAPKGDVKLIDPENLDELIDLLHNEAKAI, from the coding sequence ATGAAAATCTTAGTATGTATTAGTCACGTGCCTGACACTACATCGAAAATCAATTTCACTGAAGGAGACACTAAATTTGACACAAATGGTGTTCAATTCGTAATTAACCCTAATGATGAATTTGGTCTTACTAGAGCGATGTGGTTTAAAGAAAAACAAGGCGCGAGCGTAGATGTGATAAATGTTGGTGGTGCCGAAACAGAACCTACTCTTAGAAAAGCTCTTGCTATTGGTGCAGACAGCGCAATTAGAGTAAACACTCCGGCAAACGATGGCTACCAGGTTGCTAAAGAACTTGCCAAAGTGGTAACAGACGGTGGATACGATCTTGTAATTGCAGGAAGGGAATCTATTGATTATAATGGAGGAATGGTACCTGGAATGTTAGCGCAACTAATTAAAGCGAATTTCGTAAATAACTGCATAAGCCTGGAAATTGATGGTGAAAAAGCCAAAGCGATCCGTGAGATCGATGGCGGTAAGGAGACTCTTACGGCTTCCCTTCCACTAGTAATTGGCGGTCAAAAAGGCTTGGTTGAAGAGAGTGATCTTCGTATCCCTAACATGAGAGGAATTATGCAAGCACGTAAAAAACCATTGAATGTGGTTGAACCTGCTGATACTTCTCTAAAGACCGAGGCTGTAAAATTTGAAAAGCCAGCTCCTAAAGGGGATGTTAAACTGATTGATCCTGAAAATCTTGATGAATTGATTGACCTTCTTCATAATGAAGCGAAGGCGATCTAA